The following proteins come from a genomic window of Miscanthus floridulus cultivar M001 chromosome 2, ASM1932011v1, whole genome shotgun sequence:
- the LOC136538538 gene encoding protein VAPYRIN-like, translating to MDRLVIPEPSNEVMVRVEPGRQARGELTLRNAMHTMPVAFRLQPAVRGRFAVRPHTGILAPLAAVTVEVLYLASVAPEGPSESGGGGGGSRGEDAFLLHSVVAPGAAVKEPVTALDSVNPEWFSARRKQVFVDSGIRASFVGASVAARLVEAGAVEALRKVLDRSEPEWRAADATDESDRTLLDLAVSLGRADIVQVLLEYGADADKPSRGRTPLETAAASGECLIAELLLANGATPAGSDAIHVAAAAGHNDVLKLLLGKPASASPASSSSASFSSSFTSIDAAGRDGKTPLRLAAEAGRRDAVKALLAAGARADARCGTDGATALHAAARRGDEAVARLLLSHGVAGTATVRDVAGKTAFEIAAEEGHGGRILDFLGLGEAILAAARKGEVRSVRRAADGGASVEGRDAHGWTPLMRAAFKGRADTVRDLIDRGADIDAVDAEGYTALHCAAEAGRADVVDLLLKNGANARATTVKGRTAADAAAAAGKSKVVRLLDKASVMGRKQDVSEKVAPAVAKGGSMDRKRRARKGSSGAIRFGGGKEGFEAAAVTVGWSH from the coding sequence ATGGATCGGTTGGTGATACCTGAGCCGTCGAACGAGGTGATGGTACGGGTGGAGCCCGGGAGGCAGGCGAGAGGGGAGCTGACGCTGAGGAACGCGATGCACACCATGCCGGTGGCGTTCAGGCTGCAGCCAGCGGTGCGTGGGCGCTTCGCGGTTCGCCCGCACACGGGGATCCTGGCGCCGCTCGCGGCGGTCACCGTGGAGGTGCTGTACCTGGCCTCGGTGGCTCCGGAGGGGCCCAGCGagtcaggaggaggaggaggagggagccgTGGCGAGGACGCGTTCCTGCTGCACAGCGTGGTCGCGCCGGGCGCCGCGGTGAAGGAGCCCGTGACGGCGCTGGACTCGGTCAACCCGGAGTGGTTCTCGGCGAGGAGGAAGCAGGTGTTCGTGGACAGCGGCATCAGGGCGAGCTTCGTGGGCGCGTCCGTGGCCGCGCGGCTTGTCGAGGCCGGCGCGGTCGAGGCGCTCAGGAAGGTGCTTGACCGCAGCGAGCCCGAGTGGCGTGCTGCGGACGCCACGGACGAGTCTGACCGCACGCTGCTCGACCTCGCCGTCAGCCTGGGCCGTGCCGACATCGTCCAGGTGCTGCTCGAGTACGGCGCCGACGCTGACAAACCGAGCCGCGGCCGGACGCCCCTCGAGACCGCCGCCGCCTCTGGCGAGTGCCTCATCGCCGAGCTCCTCCTCGCCAACGGCGCGACGCCCGCCGGCTCCGACGCCATCCAcgtggccgccgccgctggccaCAACGACGTCCTGAAGCTGCTTCTTGGCAAGCCCGCCTCTGCCTCTCCGGCCTCATCCTCGTCCGCGTCCTTTTCGTCTTCTTTTACATCTATCGACGCGGCGGGGAGGGACGGCAAGACTCCTCTACGGTTAGCGGCGGAGGCGGGGCGGCGAGACGCAGTGAAGGCGCTTCTCGCGGCGGGCGCGAGGGCCGACGCGAGGTGCGGCACGGACGGTGCCACCGCGCTCCACGCCGCGGCGAGGCGCGGCGACGAGGCGGTCGCGCGTCTCCTCCTGTCGCACGGCGTGGCCGGCACGGCCACGGTGCGCGACGTGGCCGGGAAGACCGCATTCGAGATCGCCGCCGAGGAGGGCCACGGCGGCCGGATCCTGGACTTCTTGGGCCTCGGTGAGGCGATCCTGGCTGCCGCGCGCAAGGGCGAAGTGAGATCGGTCAGGCGCGCGGCCGACGGCGGCGCGTCCGTCGAGGGGCGGGACGCGCACGGGTGGACGCCGCTCATGCGCGCTGCCTTCAAAGGGCGGGCCGACACGGTGCGCGACCTCATCGACCGCGGCGCGGACATCGACGCGGTCGACGCCGAGGGTTACACGGCGCTGCACTGCGCGGCCGAGGCGGGTCGCGCCGACGTGGTCGACCTCCTCTTGAAGAACGGCGCGAACGCCAGGGCCACGACCGTGAAGGGAAGAACCGCCGCCGATGCCGCAGCCGCCGCGGGCAAGTCCAAGGTGGTTCGGCTTCTTGACAAGGCCAGCGTCATGGGGAGGAAGCAGGATGTTAGCGAGAAGGTGGCGCCGGCGGTGGCGAAGGGCGGTAGCATGGACAGGAAACGGAGAGCGCGGAAGGGGAGCAGTGGCGCCATACGGTTTGGTGGTGGGAAGGAGGGGTTCGAAGCCGCCGCGGTTACCGTTGGCTGGTCACACTAG